A genomic window from Cupriavidus metallidurans CH34 includes:
- a CDS encoding amino acid ABC transporter ATP-binding protein, which produces MISIEHVSKWYGDYQALVDINESVAKAEVVVVCGPSGSGKSTLIRTLNRLEAIQKGRIVVNGQDVHARNVDVNALRSGIGFVFQQFNLFPHLTVLENCTLAPVRLKRMSTQEAKDFAMSLLERVGLPHKASAYPGQLSGGQQQRVAIARALAMKPPVMLFDEPTSALDPEMVNEVLQVMKGLARDGMTMVCVTHEMGFAREVADRVIFMDQGEVLERATPERFFQKPEHPRAQRFLADIRSPWESVIAP; this is translated from the coding sequence ATGATCAGCATCGAACATGTCAGCAAGTGGTACGGCGATTATCAGGCGCTGGTCGATATCAACGAATCGGTGGCGAAGGCGGAGGTGGTCGTCGTGTGCGGGCCGTCGGGCTCGGGCAAGTCGACGCTGATCCGCACGCTGAACCGGCTCGAGGCCATCCAGAAGGGGCGGATCGTCGTGAACGGGCAGGACGTGCACGCGCGCAACGTGGACGTCAACGCACTGCGTAGCGGCATCGGCTTCGTCTTCCAGCAGTTCAACCTGTTTCCGCACCTGACGGTGCTGGAGAACTGCACGCTGGCGCCAGTGCGGCTCAAGCGGATGTCGACACAGGAAGCGAAAGATTTTGCGATGAGCCTGCTGGAACGGGTGGGGCTGCCGCACAAGGCGTCGGCCTATCCGGGGCAGTTGTCCGGCGGCCAGCAGCAGCGCGTGGCGATTGCCCGCGCGCTGGCAATGAAGCCACCGGTCATGCTGTTCGACGAACCGACGTCGGCGCTTGACCCCGAAATGGTCAACGAGGTGCTCCAGGTGATGAAGGGGCTCGCGCGCGACGGCATGACGATGGTCTGTGTCACCCACGAAATGGGCTTCGCGCGCGAGGTGGCGGACCGCGTGATCTTCATGGATCAGGGCGAGGTGCTTGAGCGCGCCACGCCGGAGCGCTTCTTCCAGAAGCCCGAGCATCCACGCGCGCAACGCTTCCTGGCCGATATCCGATCGCCTTGGGAGTCGGTTATCGCACCCTGA
- a CDS encoding amino acid ABC transporter permease: MLDVLQNYGLYFLIGQYPNGPLGGLALTVLLAASGLVLALPVGIVLGLCRVSPFRTLRWPATVLIYVVRGTPLLMVVFWAYFLLPSVTGHRTPQFATMLVALVVFDGAYLAEIVRAGIQGLPRGQMESARSLGLSYAQAMALVILPQALRNMLPSLVNQLVSTIKETSLGYIISLPEVSFIAGQISTQMLTQAAQVYLLLALSYFVMCFGLTRCAYLLERRLAARNAVKV, from the coding sequence ATGCTCGACGTTCTGCAGAACTACGGACTTTATTTCCTGATCGGGCAGTATCCGAATGGCCCGCTGGGCGGGCTGGCGTTGACCGTGCTGCTGGCGGCATCCGGGCTGGTGCTGGCGTTGCCGGTCGGCATCGTGCTGGGGCTGTGCCGCGTGAGCCCGTTCCGCACGCTGCGCTGGCCCGCCACCGTCCTGATCTACGTCGTGCGCGGCACGCCGCTGCTGATGGTGGTGTTCTGGGCGTACTTTCTGCTGCCTTCGGTGACCGGGCACCGCACGCCGCAGTTCGCGACGATGCTGGTCGCGCTGGTGGTCTTCGACGGGGCCTATCTGGCGGAGATCGTGCGCGCCGGCATCCAGGGGCTGCCGCGCGGGCAGATGGAAAGCGCGCGCTCGCTCGGCTTGTCGTATGCGCAGGCGATGGCGCTGGTCATCCTGCCGCAGGCACTGCGCAATATGCTGCCGTCGCTCGTGAACCAGCTTGTGTCGACGATCAAGGAGACATCGCTCGGCTACATCATCAGCTTGCCGGAGGTCTCGTTCATCGCCGGGCAGATCAGCACGCAGATGCTGACCCAGGCCGCGCAGGTCTACCTGCTGTTGGCATTGAGCTATTTTGTGATGTGCTTCGGATTGACCCGTTGCGCCTATCTGCTCGAGCGCCGGCTCGCGGCACGCAACGCTGTGAAGGTGTAA